The genomic stretch TCATTAAACCTACCCGTGGGACAGTCTATATCACAAATGGCTCGCTGGGGAGTGACAAAGGGGAATAGCTTGTACTCATTATATTCACAGTCTATCTATACTATAACTGAAGAGTTCCTGCGGTTTAACACCTACTCAATCATGCAAGAAGTTATGCGCTGTTGCTCTTAAGATACTCTAAGTAGTTTTCCACAGTTAACGCtaatataatatttatgtaACTCATTGTTCCTGTAGTCTGGGTTATTTCAACATTGAAATTAATTTAGTACCTGCATGATCTTTCATAATACCGATTAAGAttttttaagtctgtgtttcaaTGGGAAAGTGTTTTAGTAATGCACTTTGATTAGAAGTTTATGGGATTTGTCTTGGTTTTTAGGGCCCAGACATACTAATCACACTTAATTAGCATACCCTGATCAAACTATCTCTAAATTGCCCCTTTCACACTGTTAGCCAATCTAAAGTAATCCATTTAGTCTGACAGATCAAATCAACACTGTCAACAAAGATCTTCTAATCCACTTAAAAGTCAAGCACTCACTCACCAACTCAGGTGTGCAGTATAGATCCatttgacatgtttgtgtgtagagggaattttctgactttttgaaATGAATTTTAAAGTGATAGCATCGATTCTGCGGTTGAAAAGAAGAGGTTTCAGTGCATTTGCTTTCTTTTCAATAAGTGGCAGCACTGCTACCTAATCATCCTGTGTAATCCTcacgtgtgaatgtgtgaatcgTTACGCACTAAAGTTAGTCTGAACCCAGAATGTCAGCCAGATTTTGCATGTTCTTGATTAGCGTTGCATAATCTGCAAGCCACTTTCTTTGATGAATGTATATCCTTGATCCTCTCTCTAATCTTGAGTAGAAGGAGGGCCTGCTGGTAATATGGACTTTTCATTTCCGTAAATGTTTATTTGGTCACATAGTCTGGCAGTTAATTTGGGCTTTGaggtttttttcagtttatccTGGGGAAAATATAGACTCCACAGACTCACTCCCATAATTTATCATGGAAAAACATCTTGTACATCAGATACTTTGGGTGAGAATGTGAAATAGTTGTGTCCCATTTTGAGATCAGGATCTTTGAAAGGTATTGCCAACATATGATCGCGCATGTCCAAGGCCAGACTGTGTCTTAACGTTTACCactgttgtctttttcttgttCCTGTCAGAGATCCCTGGCTTCCTGTCAGAGGAGGAATGCCGTGTGGTGGTGCAGCTGGCTCAGCTCAAGGGTCTGATGGAGAGCCAGACAACAGCACCCAGCCAGGGACAAGAGGAGTCAAACCAGCCACTGCTTTCTCTCAGCACAGAGGAGGTCTTCAGTCTGTTGGACCTAAACCAGGATGGGCTGCTTCAGAAACAGGaggtgacaagagagaaatatcCCATTTCCATATGTCTGTAAAGCTGgaaaaggaaaatacatttccagAAAAATCCATTCTATGTGATTAAATATTAGGTGAACTGTCAgaatgtgttttgctttttgttttgaaaagaaaaatattctgGTCTCTCCTCCAGATTGTGAGTCACTCACGCTCTCGAGATGGTACTTGGTTGGGCCCAGACAGTTTGCGGCAGATACTCACTGGTCTGGAAGACTGCCCAACAGGTTGGTGCCCctgttatttgtttgtgtttgccgAAGTGTGTTTCTATACATGTGACTGTTTGGagtaatattttgttttatgatgaaaagggagaaaagtGAGAGAAGTGAGAGCAAATTAGCAAAAAATTATTCAGTCCCAATACAAAGACTGGGatgctactttttacttttaacagcAAGCATATTTGACATGGTTTCAATTCTCATTTACCACAGTATCGATACACCCATACCAGTTGTGCTTCATTGCTTGACACACATACTGACGTAGCCACATAGCCCTGCCTCCTCTCACTCACCTGAAGTCATGTCTTCTTGTCTCGTTTCATTTGCTctagaaaacagcagaaatactTCACATTTGAGGCAAATAAGCAAGGAAAGACAAAGCGTACAAGCATGCCCACTTGCAAGCATTTGTGCTAACGAGCAGTCTTGAAGTAGCATGGGATCGTGGGAGTTGCTGTCtccattgttaaacaaccaccattgccgatgaaaatctatctgatgtgacccaggcagaaatgtttacaGACAAGTTAATGTATCACAGTTTTATTCTTGTTACGTTTATTCATGTTCACCAacttcctcctcactctccaaCATATCATCTGGTGTCCCAGAAGTCATAGCAACAAGCGACTAAATGAAAAGCAGAGTAACCTTAAAtaaaattatggattatttAGGGATAGAACATTGTTGAAAACGTTTAGGATAaagtaagtacacaactcaacaaaatatagtcggtggttcagtttgtgtgtgtgtgtgtgtgtgtgtgagtgtttcagCAGTGGTTGTGTACCGGTAAGAGTAAGTGGCTGACGGGTGGCTGTGGTTGCGTGCAAGTCTTTGTGAGTGGCAAGGCCGGAAGAGGGGTGACACTGTTTTGACCTGATGCCATTGTGCCAGGCGTTGTACACATCCCAGTCCGGATGTGCCTCATCCTATCTCATTAAAAACTGATTATTCTCCAACCCCTTTTTCTTAATTTTCCCCCGGATCCCCTGCACCCCActccctcctccacacactGTCGTTAACCCCCCCAAGTCCACCACTTCTCTGGCACCCCAGAGCTATTGTTGCGGCTGGGGCGCGGTCTCCCAGGGGAACTGATGGGGGCcagacattcattcattcagctgaGAGTAACAGCATACGGTTGGACAAGGAGGGAAGGaatggaggaaacagagaagggAGGCTGTTGTAGCCCAAACTGGACTGAACTGAAATTGTCATACTGTATAACTGAAAGACTGTAATCATTTCACGGGGCTCCATTCATATCTATAGTTATGAAATTCGATTTTAACTGTACTTTTATGTCCCAGGCTCCTGGCTATATGAAGGAATAAAAATAGCCTACTAAAagatcatgtgtgtgtgttccttggCAGGGATGCTGACTTTGGGGGACTTCAGACGGGTCTATGATGTGTCACAGCGCCCAGGGCAACAGAGAAGCAGGAAGCTCCGGAGTCAGTTTAAACAGAGAAGCAAGCATACATGGCTTTACCAAGGCCAGGGATCCCACCATGTCCTGCACACACTCAGGAACAGGTAATTACACATACACAATTTGTCATGCTCTTACAGTAGCAGACAATACAGTCATGTATTGAAATATCGatgaattttctgttttatgtctttttctcAGAATAATCAGTCTGACACGTCTGCCCTCGGCACTGGTTGAGCTGAGCGAGCCACTGCAGGTGATTCGCTATGAACACGGAGACTTCAGTAATGCCCACCATGACAGCAGCCCTTCTCATTCAGAGACTACTTGCGCACACACACGATTGGCGGGAAACACATCTGCTCTCGCAGAGGTCTCGTGCAGGTGTGTATGATACATGTTTTCTTATCAGTTTATAATTAATTTCTGAAAGTTTAGCAGTTGTGTAATTTTACAGACAATGTTATTATCTCTGCATTAGCTTAGCTTTTCATTTGACTTCTGAATGATTACACACGTTTATAATGCATAATACAGTTTGTAAACATGTATTTTCctcagttttttatttgtaaatttaGGCTTCAATGTAAGGATAATTGTTTTAGTTTATGAACACACCTGTGATTTTgttcaaacatttttatagtgagTTGTTCCATGGTCAGTGTTAGGCactaatttctttgttttcttaccTGTTTACCaaaaatataactttaaaataaaatttgttTGTCAAAATATTGTGATAGCTTTTAGACAGTTATTCACAGTGCTGGTGCCTTAAACATAATAATGTCCCTATAGGTACATTTTCTTCACAATAATCTCTATTTGTCGCTTCCTTTCCTGTTTCATCTCAGGTATCTTACCATGTTATTCTACCTCAGCTCTGTAGAGGAAGGTGGTGAGACCACCTTTCCCGTGGCAGACAACCGTACCTATGAAGAGCAGGTGAGTGTGCTTTCACAACCCACAGTCATATCCCAGCAAAGCCTCTTTTTATGCCactgtgaaatgataacaacTGTACATGACCTGACTGCTGCTGATAACACGCAGATGGTGCTAAACCATGACTTGGAATCTGACACCGGCTTGAACACAGTGTGCCAAAATAAACGATTAGACACAAGCTGTTTACAGTTTTGTGTGTCCTAGGCACTGGTCCAGGATGGAGTTGACTTGACAGACACTCAGGAGACATGTGGCAGAGGGAACCTGAGGATGAAACCAACTGCTGGGACAGCTCTCCTCTGGTACAACCACCTCTCTGATGGTAGAGGTAAGACCAGAACAGAAAGACTTAGCTGTATCATTTAATGCACACATATCTAGTGAGCCCTCCAGTATGTTGATTTGGGTTTTTGTATTGTACAAAGAAAGGTTTGTCAAACCCCATGTCATTAGATTTTAACCCTGTGTCCAGGGAGAACCTAGCATACAAGTGTGTTTTCATTGCAACTTCTCTGTGGATTGTCACTGCACAGAAGTAAAAATATATCACACACAGGGATCTCTTTCAgggtttgtaaaaaaaaaaaaaaagaaaaaaaaaaacttgcctgCCTGTGTCAGCTGATAGGCGGATCATGGACTGTGAGCCTGTGGGTGAACAAAGTTCAATGAAATTGCCaaggttttttttgtgccttGTACTCTCTTTTTCCTTGTCAACAGTCTTCTCAGTTTtcattctctgtctctttctataACTCATCTCATTGGATCTGTTGTGAGGTTGTGCTGTGCTGTTCTCATAACTTCTTGAATAGATTTTCTGATTGGATTGATTGCATTCTGGGAGAGGCCAGTTTGATATGAGCACATACATATCATAAATGTTATACATATCAATACTCATTTTCTGAAGTATCGATTACAGGTACCAGCTGTGCTTTCTcgttgtcttttttctctgacagtgagttgacacacacaccgCTGCAGTGCCCACATAGCCCCGCCTCCTCTCACAAAGGGCTGTCTTTTTGTCACTGTGTTAGCTTATTAAAGAGGGCCGTTTCAGAGCCGTCTGCCACTGGTTGTGGTTGGAACAGCTGGAGTGCTGTTTGGAAATACTTAGCATTTGAGGCAAATGAACAAGGAAAGTCAAATGATAAAAGCATGCCCAATGCAAGCGATGCAACAGTGCTAATGAAAAGTGCTAACACAACAGATTTAGACTCAAAAACATGAACAAGGTCAGCACACTGTAGCTCTCTTAAGTGTGATTTATTCGCACATACACAAGTGACGTTACACATTAATGCTCTTCTTCACAGTTAGTTGACATAAAGAGATGCCATCTTTAAATACAAATGCTGTAAGTGAAATATAAAATCCTCGTATACTAGTGATACTGCATGCGcttcaatgtaaaaaaaaagaaacataatatCCAACAATATTGATAACCTGCTCACAGCACGAAAGAATAACATCAGGCCAGTAGGCCATAAATTCAATATGGCCAGATCTAAATAGAGGAAGGAGCATGTCCATATGCAAGAAATACTACAGATCAGTGCCAACTTTAGGTGCTAACGCAACAGATAAAGTAAAGGGAGTTAATTGCCAACACACCTCTATAGAGAATTTAGAGATTAGTGACAGCTACCATTTCAGCATCACTGAAGCACTAAATAAGATGGCCCAGTAAACTGTTGATAAGTGTGTTTCCCTGATGTCGGCCCAACAGCTATTTGTAATTCTCAAAGctattgtatcaaagttaaaCAATTCAGTTTCCTGACAGCATTACCATTGGacatcaaataaaatacaatacaatacattgcACAAGGACAACATTTTggattgattttaaaaagaaaagtaaaagacTAAAGCTTTGGTTTTGCACAGAAACACTGGCatccgcaaaaaaaaaaaagacatggttagcttttttgttttagaaATGTCCCATTTTGTCTTTGAATTATCCAGCATTATCTCTAAAAGTTGATTAGGGCTTGTTGCTGAGCTTTTGTCTGAATTCATTCATCCTCTCTCCTGGCTTCCCTAGGCTGGATGGGTGAGCTGGATGAGTATTCCCTGCACGGCGAATGCCCAGTCAGGCGTGGGGTGAAGTGGGTGGCCAACAGCTGGGTAAATGTGGACCCAGATCACCAGCAGCAGGCCCGATACCAGAGACTAGTTGCACAGAGACATCAAGCTAAGTCAGGCATGGAGGAGCATTACCAACCTCTGTCACACAGCGACCTCCACCAGGATCTATAGCTGGGAGTTTTTAATAACAACACAAAGCGACCATAATTTTAAAACTTGGTCATTCTTGCAACTATGAGGCCAGTGAGGCCTGGCAGACTTTTCCACAATTTCAGATGCTGTAGTCTAAATGGAATTTGCACAAAAATCATCCTTTTCATTGAATCTGTCTTGCATTATATTATGTCTCTCAAGCTGCTGCTTGGATATCCTTATTTACTTCATACATCAGTCAATCTCATTTGAAAAGTTTGGTGAATTCTATTATAGGATTACGGTAGGCAGATGCATTGGTTTTTCTCtaaattcatttttaacataCCTATAAATAACATATTGATAAAATAGAGCGAGTTCTCTATTAACTTGCGCCTTGAAGAAATTATCACAGAATACCAGATATATATGGATACTATGATGTGAGCTGGAAAAGATGCAGACACGTCTAAGAGATAAGCCTGTTTATCTGCCTTCCATTTAGGTTTACTAAGCATCTGgccctgttgcaggtcagtgttATTTAATGTAGAATTTAAGCCTTTTGTTACAAGCCATATCACTATTCATCTGTGAATGTGTTCCTGAGGGAAGTTTTTTGTGAAATCATTTATATCTGttctttattgttttcagagtttataataaaatattatttaataagGGACTGGCTGTGGGAGAGCAGTCTTTCAGGTGTAATATGTCTTTGATATTCAAACTTTAGTGTCTCTTATCCtcacaacccaaaaatatttaattgtctGAGATATTTATTTGAGTGATATTTATTACCATTATGGTTTAAGTTAAATGAATGCATATTTATTACAGGTTGATGTTGCACTGAATCTGTtgctgtattttattgtgtttgttctATGTCATGAAATATATAAAGCAATGTTTTATTATCAGTGGTGTTGTGAATGTGATCATTTATGCGAACCTGTACGTATAGACAATGTCCACAAGATGTCGCCCCAACGTCAAATACAACACTACAATATCTGAGTAAATTATGAGCTAGTTCACAAAtggttcattcattcattgtgatTTAATTGACAACTGCTGCGCTAGCATCCTGTTGGCTCCAGTTCACTCTGTGTGGAAGCATAGACATGTTGATTTATAACCCTTTCTTGTGTCttgttacagacagacagatagataatGACTTTATTAGCGACACAAGAGGAAGGCCCATAGGACACTAAAAGCAACAGACAATATAttcaaatatgaataaaaaaaggttggaaataataataatatgtacaatcaaaaatcaccatttcatGAAGGCACCTGCACATTCAGGATGGACACTGTCGCTCTAAACTGGGGCTGCCCAAAGTGAGGCCCACAGTCTAAAGTTGGCCCATcataaggtttgatttggcctggcagttttttcttgtgaaaaaataGAATGGCACTCAGAAGAGCGCATACTTTTGCCAAGGCCCCTGTAATtaaatcaagcctaatccagtatcaaataaaacatttaaatctgctgATCTGAATGTTTAtatggatctgcatcaaatttttatttatttttatttatgctggttaaaaaaatattcagggcATCCACACATTGACACTTTGCATCAATAAACAAAATGGTAAAATATAATAGGTGCTTACTTTTGGCCTTCTGTTCACCATTAAGTTTTAATATTGTCCCTCCAAGGGAAAACATTTGGGCACCCCTGCTTTACAGGGGCTTTATGTAGTTttaaatttaaactcagaattttaatatttacaatgttaatgtggtaataatacaaattcagaaatattatttttttccatagctgaaaaaacaaactgttctcagaggaataTAAGGTTCCCAGAACAAAGGATACTTTATactaaggtcagtttgtttattcagtcatgaaagcgaggagagtttgtttattaagtttgttaaggcataaaaaaaaaatcaaaactgcAAATCCACATAGTGCACTTTTAAACCCAACACATGCTCTTGTGAGTTTTTATTCCCCCCAGCCACAGTGCTTGTGGAGAGTTAAAGCTAGAGTCAAAGGgatagttcgggtcttttgatgtggggttgtatgaggtacttatccctggtcagtgtgttacctgcagtcCAACAGCCTTTTCCTTTATCACTACATTCTGCCTGTGCGTACGAGTACAGCCGTTGCACAGTTGAGAGAATGTATGAAAAGACCCGAGCTATCCCTTTAAGCATCCTTCACTGTTTGGTGAAGATTACAGGGCTTGCAGCAGAGGGGGCCACACAGTTCCTATAGGATTTGTTATGGCAGAGTATGTGGGCACCAGGAATCCTAGCTACACCCCTGTGGGAGACAGCACAAAAGCCCCAATGAAGGTGGAAGGAAAGTCGGTCCCTGCCGTCTGGAGAGCAAAATTACCAGAGCAAAACGCCCTCAGACAGCGCTTTGGGACATTTCTCTACagttatttgtgtgttttcaggtcaaGGACGCACGCAGTGCCATAAAGCCATCCTTGTGACTCTTGTCGTTTTGACTGAgcgctgctgctgatgctgtgcGCGCCGCACTGGGCTGGCCTCAGCCAATCACGTCAACCGGCGGCGCGAGGAGGCGGGGGGAGCGTCCGTCACGGCTAACGGACCGCGGTGGGCAGGCAGCGGCAGATCGCATTCTTCGTTTGTCGAGCTACGGCATCGCGTTCAGGTTCGTGGACTTCTGACTGGGCT from Pagrus major chromosome 7, Pma_NU_1.0 encodes the following:
- the LOC140999144 gene encoding transmembrane prolyl 4-hydroxylase-like, whose translation is MEDFQEHFMGQEEFNEDDKPLLSPFNPAFRPTRLHIQRSSICSRAYFVVVMVFFHVYILNVIGLLLYVHYNNGPGDLVSRDGATSASVSDSGSPLPHPAPASPSGELHVEDYSQSYSLPRIEGIRVGHVQQVSFVPDKTHEMKTISLKPLLFEIPGFLSEEECRVVVQLAQLKGLMESQTTAPSQGQEESNQPLLSLSTEEVFSLLDLNQDGLLQKQEIVSHSRSRDGTWLGPDSLRQILTGLEDCPTGMLTLGDFRRVYDVSQRPGQQRSRKLRSQFKQRSKHTWLYQGQGSHHVLHTLRNRIISLTRLPSALVELSEPLQVIRYEHGDFSNAHHDSSPSHSETTCAHTRLAGNTSALAEVSCRYLTMLFYLSSVEEGGETTFPVADNRTYEEQALVQDGVDLTDTQETCGRGNLRMKPTAGTALLWYNHLSDGRGWMGELDEYSLHGECPVRRGVKWVANSWVNVDPDHQQQARYQRLVAQRHQAKSGMEEHYQPLSHSDLHQDL